The following coding sequences lie in one Acropora palmata chromosome 3, jaAcrPala1.3, whole genome shotgun sequence genomic window:
- the LOC141877759 gene encoding uncharacterized protein LOC141877759 → MISVHVYSYSKQYFFLFSLRNRLLLSDKQGRIRNRKIAFKMTSTASERFSPALEPPSGLTNDENVSVELRSLNQSRHGQSENETGREPWNADLLEKRTTQVFKVLQLLGLVSGGRSRRLANMFMLLIALIMWIPPMSLSVCVAKDPIMSSPSGLPTILLFSGLALSHHFGALYGKRHGERLRQNVYLAIERANFCRTCVIVFALFGILTISYLVLLIVLYVRLSILPVPWLQICVIYFLGYIYCASSSVAMNLIFSSICSAINIRINDFKREFKSWSEGLREALNKYQDLLDFMDREVEAIKLWLLVNVISFIVIWFINFHLWQIVVSDTSRTDVVRLVFYNCSWTEPLPAPKLSIPDGFIIGCEMLFSSLVFFFFMSPLCWAATVTVQCHRFRDWVNCTPLQSDDRPLGQFNITSLDFFINRVQMANYFAFRVPLLGVNATKELIFLTGLMTTVQFILSIVAKKVLTP, encoded by the coding sequence ATGATTTCAGTACATGTTTATTCATACAGTaagcaatattttttcctgttttcctTGAGGAATCGACTACTACTTTCAGACAAGCAAGGAAGAATCAGAAACCGTAAGATAGCCTTTAAAATGACGTCAACAGCTTCCGAGCGATTCAGTCCCGCGTTGGAGCCCCCCTCAGGTTTAACAAACGACGAGAATGTTTCAGTTGAACTTCGTTCGTTAAATCAAAGCAGACATGGCCAGAGTGAAAATGAAACCGGAAGAGAACCTTGGAACGCTGATCTCTTGGAGAAAAGAACAACTCAAGTCTTCAAAGTGCTTCAGTTGTTGGGTCTTGTTAGTGGAGGCAGATCTAGAAGGCTCGCCAACATGTTTATGCTGTTGATTGCCTTGATAATGTGGATACCGCCGATGAGTCTTTCAGTTTGCGTGGCAAAAGACCCTATCATGTCTTCGCCAAGCGGTTTACCTACAATATTGCTTTTCTCGGGTCTTGCTCTTTCGCATCATTTCGGGGCTCTTTATGGAAAAAGACATGGTGAGCGCCTTCGCCAAAACGTTTACCTGGCGATCGAACGGGCCAATTTTTGCCGAACGTGTGTAATCGTGTTTGCCTTGTTTGGCATTTTGACCATATCGTATCTTGTTCTTCTTATCGTCTTGTATGTCAGGCTATCTATTCTTCCGGTTCCATGGCTTCAGATTTGCGTTATTTATTTCCTGGGTTACATTTACTGTGCTTCGTCGAGTGTAGCCATGAATTTGATATTTAGTTCAATTTGCTCGGCCATCAATATCAGAATCAATGACTTCAAGAGGGAATTCAAATCCTGGTCAGAGGGGCTGCGTGAAGCCCTCAACAAATACCAGGATCTCTTAGACTTCATGGACCGCGAAGTCGAGGCAATAAAATTGTGGCTTCTGGTTAATGTCATCAGCTTTATCGTCATATGGTTCATCAATTTCCATCTATGGCAGATCGTGGTATCGGATACAAGTAGAACAGATGTGGTGAGGTTGGTTTTCTATAACTGTTCGTGGACGGAGCCTCTTCCAGCGCCCAAACTGTCGATTCCTGATGGATTCATCATTGGCTGTGAAATGCTCTTTTCCAGCCtagtcttcttcttctttatgTCCCCCTTGTGTTGGGCTGCCACGGTAACGGTGCAATGTCACAGGTTCCGAGATTGGGTCAACTGCACACCGCTACAGTCAGACGACAGGCCCCTGGGACAGTTCAACATTACCTCGTTGGACTTCTTCATTAACCGGGTTCAAATGGCGAATTACTTTGCGTTCAGAGTGCCTTTGTTGGGTGTTAATGCGACCAAAGAGCTGATTTTCTTGACAGGACTTATGACAACGGTGCAGTTTATACTGAGCATCGTGGCAAAAAAGGTTCTTACTCCGTAG